From Toxorhynchites rutilus septentrionalis strain SRP chromosome 2, ASM2978413v1, whole genome shotgun sequence, a single genomic window includes:
- the LOC129770147 gene encoding structural maintenance of chromosomes protein 2, translating into MYIKSIIIDGFKSYGKRTEVHGFDPEFNAITGLNGTGKSNILDSICFVLGISNLVHVRATSLQELVYKSGQAGVTKATVTLVFNNTDKDQCPLGYEKCNEISITRQIVVGGKNKYFINGKTVQNKKVQDLFCSVQLNVNNPNFLIMQGRITKVLNMKPQEILSMIEEAAGTSVYEAKREHSIKLIEKKDAKLNELYTVLREEIEPKLEKLRKERAHYIEYQKICRDIEYLTRLYISHKYLQFLKAVENSEKDITALNEVNAGNRKKIEGNINECKEIDIGTKALQETIDTEGGGVLAELEAELSVESKKEATVAAERNSTKDNIGVEQRKLKNLLKSIKDDENALGKKESEMQRTGDAFQSLKDADEADAKAYADAQKRFEAVSAGLSTNEDGEAATLQDQLIAAKQKSAESATSIKQCEMELKHCQQLLKEKQGDMNSSDAAYLDDKKKLTKTEGQIQSITAELQRIDYEEGSIERLHERKQVLSHEIRNLRGELDRRNAYRWDFQYRDPEPNFDRSLVKGMVAKLVTIRDKKYALGLGTAAGGSLYSVVVDSDTTGKKLLQRGQLQTRTTMIPLNKISSRSIDPNTVRIADNLVGKGRAVTSLSCVDYNPELEPAMKFVFGHSFLAEDMNVAKQVTYHKSIMCRSVTLDGDVVDPGGTLSGGAKPKGGAVLIEVEEINQIQRLLAQKEAEYQEVCAEISKLEKIAHRFGQMKEQLDLLNYELNTLQQRLAQTTFQQAQQEIEELKQKSETFRQTMVDARQAQVQANEKVKDLTAKLADSKGHRERELKSAEDDMKRMKKKSEDSRKNWKKHEQGFETLKLEIEELQKGITAAKEQAAQLEQTIAELGQKLENISENSNQMTAAVAAVKQKIKEHKDRINSQNKELKARYHQRDKLLKQNEELELEIKKKENEIQKVRNDNKDGYNKISSLEEKYPWITEDKEFFGVKNTRYDYNKEDPQEAGRKLNKLQDSKEKMSRNINQKAMVLLEREEEQYKEVMRRKQVVEDDKKKIQKIITDLDEEKKKQLKVAWIEVNENFGSIFSTLLPGTQAQLVPPDGVNFMKGLEVKVGFNGMWKESLTELSGGQRSLVALSLILAMLKYKPAPLYILDEVDAALDLSHTQNIGNMLKAHFTNSQFIIVSLKDGMFNNANVLFRTKFVDGMSGVTRTVNVAQIKKGAAR; encoded by the exons ATGTACATCAAGTCGATTATAATAGATGGCTTCAAATCGTACGGTAAGCGAACGGAGGTGCACGGTTTCGATCCGGAATTCAACGCTATAACGGGGCTCAATGGCACCGGGAAGTCGAACATTCTTGACTCGATCTGTTTTGTGCTGGGGATATCCAACTTGGTTCAT GTCCGAGCCACATCCCTCCAAGAGTTGGTCTACAAGAGTGGTCAGGCGGGTGTGACAAAGGCGACGGTGACGCTGGTTTTTAACAACACCGACAAAGACCAGTGTCCGCTGggttacgaaaaatgtaacgaaatatCGATTACGCGCCAAATTGTGGTCGGCGGGAAGAACAAATATTTCATCAACGGGAAAACGGTTCAGAACAAGAAGGTGCAGGATTTGTTCTGCTCGGTTCAGCTGAACGTGAACAATCCTAACTTTCTGATCATGCAAGGTCGAATCACGAAGGTGCTCAATATGAAGCCCCAGGAGATTCTCTCGATGATCGAGGAGGCGGCCGGTACGAGTGTTTACGAGGCTAAACGCGAGCACTCGATCAAGCTGATCGAGAAGAAGGATGCGAAGCTTAACGAGTTGTATACG GTACTACGGGAGGAAATCGAACCGAAACTGGAAAAACTGCGCAAGGAACGGGCTCATTATATTGAGTATCAGAAAATTTGTCGCGACATTGAGTATCTGACGCGGCTTTATATTTCCCACAAGTATTTGCAGTTTCTGAAGGCGGTGGAAAACTCAGAAAAAGACATCACAGCCCTGAATGAGGTGAATGCGGGCAATCGGAAAAAGATCGAAGGAAATATCAACGAATGCAAGGAAATCGATATCGGAACCAAAGCACTTCAGGAAACAATCGACACGGAAGGGGGAGGTGTGCTGGCGGAGTTGGAAGCAGAACTGAGTGTGGAGAGCAAAAAAGAGGCTACTGTGGCGGCTGAGAGAAACAGCACCAAGGATAACATTGGGGTGGAGCAGCGGAAACTTAAGAATCTTTTGAAAAGTATTAAGGATGATGAGAATGCTTTGGGCAAGAAAGAATCCGAAATGCAACGGACAGGAGACGCGTTCCAAAGTTTGAAGGACGCAGACGAAGCGGACGCCAAAGCTTACGCGGATGCTCAGAAACGTTTCGAAGCGGTAAGCGCTGGTTTGTCCACAAACGAAGACGGAGAGGCTGCTACCTTGCAGGATCAGTTGATTGCTGCCAAACAGAAGTCAGCCGAATCGGCCACCTCTATCAAACAGTGTGAGATGGAGCTGAAACATTGCCAACAGCTGTTGAAGGAAAAACAAGGCGACATGAACTCCAGTGATGCCGCATATTTAGACGATAAGAAAAAGTTGACAAAAACCGAAGGGCAGATTCAGTCCATAACGGCGGAGTTGCAGCGGATTGACTACGAAGAGGGCAGCATTGAGCGTCTGCACGAAAGGAAACAGGTTTTGTCCCACGAAATACGCAATCTGCGGGGAGAACTGGACCGAAGAAACGCCTATCGGTGGGACTTTCAATATCGCGATCCAGAGCCAAACTTCGATCGGTCGCTAGTGAAAGGAATGGTTGCCAAATTGGTGACGATTCGAGATAAAAAGTATGCCCTTGGATTGGGAACCGCTGCCGGTGGAAGCCTTTACAGTGTAGTAGTGGACTCAGATACCACCGGTAAAAAGCTGCTCCAGAGAGGTCAACTGCAGACGCGAACAACGATGATTCCGCTGAATAAGATTTCCAGTCGATCGATTGATCCGAACACGGTTCGGATAGCGGATAATCTGGTTGGAAAGGGGCGTGCCGTGACGTCACTGTCCTGTGTGGACTACAATCCTGAGCTGGAGCCGGCGATGAAGTTCGTTTTCGGACACTCGTTCCTGGCGGAAGATATGAATGTGGCCAAACAGGTGACCTATCATAAGAGCATAATGTGTCGTTCGGTTACCCTGGATGGGGATGTTGTGGATCCGGGTGGAACCCTATCCGGTGGCGCTAAGCCGAAGGGTGGAGCAGTACTGATTGAGGTGGAGGAGATTAATCAGATTCAGCGATTACTCGCCCAGAAGGAGGCGGAGTATCAGGAAGTTTGCGCGGAAATAAG CAAACTGGAGAAAATCGCACATCGATTTGGTCAAATGAAGGAACAGCTCGACCTGCTTAACTATGAGCTGAACACGCTTCAACAGCGTCTAGCCCAAACCACCTTCCAGCAGGCTCAGCaagaaattgaagaattgaagcaAAAATCTG AAACCTTCCGGCAGACCATGGTGGATGCTCGCCAGGCGCAAGTGCAAGCGAATGAGAAAGTCAAGGATCTCACGGCGAAGTTGGCGGACAGCAAGGGGCATCGCGAGCGGGAACTTAAGTCGGCCGAAGATGACATGAAGCGGATGAAGAAGAAAAGCGAAGACAGCCGGAAGAACTGGAAGAAGCACGAGCAGGGGTTCGAAACGTTGAAGCTCGAAATTGAGGAGCTGCAGAAGGGCATTACAGCTGCGAAGGAACAGGCGGCCCAGCTTGAGCAAACGATAGCGGAGTTGGGACAGAAATTGGAGAACATAAGTGAGAACAGCAATCAGATGACGGCTGCCGTGGCCGCGGTGAAACAGAAGATCAAGGAACACAAAGACCGGATCAACAGCCAGAACAAGGAGTTGAAGGCAAGATACCATCAACGGGACAAGTTGTTGAAACAAAATGAAGAACTGGAGCTGGAAATCAAGAAAAAGGAGAACGAAATTCAGAAAGTGAGGAATGACAATAAAGATGGATACAATAAGATTTCATCTTTGGAAGAGAAGTACCCTTGGATCACCGAAGACAAGGAATTTTTCGGGGTGAAAAATACACGATACGATTACAATAAGGAAGACCCTCAGGAAGCTGGAAGGAAGTTGAACAAGCTGCAGGACTCAAAAGAGAAAATGAGTAGGAATATCAACCAGAAGGCAATGGTTCTTCTTGAGAGGGAGGAAGAGCAGTACAAAGAGGTGATGCGTCGAAAGCAAGTTGTAGAGGACGATAAGAAAAAGATCCAGAAGATCATCACCGACTTGGACGAGGAGAAAAAGAAACAATTAAAGGTGGCTTGGATCGAAGTCAATGAAAACTTTGGGAGTATTTTCAGCACTCTGCTGCCTGGTACACAAGCCCAACTGGTTCCTCCGGATGGGGTAAACTTCATGAAGGGTCTCGAGGTGAAGGTCGGTTTCAATGGTATGTGGAAAGAGTCTCTAACGGAGCTAAGCGGAGGCCAGCGGTCACTGGTTGCTCTGTCGCTAATTTTGGCCATGTTGAAATACAAACCTGCACCGCTCTACATCCTGGATGAGGTGGACGCTGCGTTGGATTTGTCTCACACCCAAAACATCGGTAACATGCTGAAGGCACATTTCACGAATTCCCAGTTTATCATCGTGTCCCTCAAGGATGGTATGTTTAACAATGCGAATGTTCTGTTTCGAACCAAGTTTGTGGACGGTATGTCAGGCGTGACGAGAACGGTAAACGTTGCACAGATCAAGAAGGGTGCAGCTAGGTGA